The Scyliorhinus canicula chromosome 13, sScyCan1.1, whole genome shotgun sequence genome contains a region encoding:
- the LOC119975863 gene encoding alpha-1,4-N-acetylglucosaminyltransferase-like isoform X2: protein MGSRSKWFLLILTLIVCSILFRLYKMDTYQFIKSGILEITQVKTKAASGFSERIMEPGIIFVETTDKVEPSPLAVCSVESAARLNPEKKVYYCMKGFSGKLSQYPHPNYTGIPLLSAISNVVLVPMNVTELFENTPLDKWYQKVNPELEKYWIHVLADGCRIALVWKYGGIYLDTDIISIKPLPIANFTTLEHDTSLGNAAFGFHIKHHQFVLECMKDFVANYIGHIWGHQGPKLITRVLRRWCKFNDTDKLAVEECNGITVCNQRRFAPIPYPSWTRYFDSWKKEDIESFFSGTYGAHVWNYMNSGMTKKVIAGSGSLIEHFFQMYCPTTYRSFIQFPKNPESIRT from the exons ATGGGTTCCCGTTCCAagtggttcctgctcattctcacCCTTATAGTTTGTAGTATTCTTTTCAGATTGTACAAGATGGACACCTATCAGTTCATTAAAAGCGGCATCTTGGAAATAACTCAAGTGAAAACAAAAGCCGCCTCAGGTTTTTCAGAACGAATCATGGAGCCTGGCATAATATTTGTGGAGACAACTGATAAAGTTGAGCCATCACCATTGGCGGTGTGTTCAGTGGAATCTGCTGCTCGTTTAAACCCAGAAAAAAAGGTCTATTATTGCATGAAGGGATTCAGTGGCAAGTTATCACAATATCCACATCCTAATTATACTGGCATTCCATTGCTGTCTGCAATAAGTAATGTTGTCCTTGTACCCATGAATGTCACTGAACTGTTTGAAAACACTCCTTTGGACAAGTGGTATCAAAAG GTGAATCCAGAATTGGAAAAATATTGGATCCATGTCCTTGCTGATGGCTGCAGGATCGCTCTGGTATGGAAATACGGTGGCATCTACCTGGATACTGACATTATATCAATAAAGCCTTTGCCAATTGCCAATTTTACCACTTTGGAACATGACACAAGTTTAGGCAATGCAGCATTTGGATTTCATATCAAACATCATCAGTTTGTGTTGGAGTGCATGAAAGATTTTGTCGCCAATTATATAGGGCACATTTGGGGTCATCAAGGTCCCAAACTGATAACCCGTGTTCTGAGGCGATGGTGCAAGTTTAATGACACAGACAAACTCGCTGTAGAGGAATGCAATGGAATCACCGTGTGTAATCAAAGACGGTTCGCTCCAATCCCCTATCCAAGCTGGACACGTTATTTTGATTCCTGGAAAAAGGAGGATATAGAGAGCTTCTTCTCAGGTACATATGGAGCGCATGTCTGGAACTATATGAATTCTGGCATGACGAAAAAAGTAATTGCCGGAAGTGGATCATTAATTGAACATTTCTTTCAAATGTACTGTCCAACCACATACAGAAGTTTTATTCAATTTCCAAAGAATCCAGAGTCAATTAGGACCTGA
- the LOC119975863 gene encoding alpha-1,4-N-acetylglucosaminyltransferase-like isoform X1, with translation MYTGAFEETAQIHTMGSRSKWFLLILTLIVCSILFRLYKMDTYQFIKSGILEITQVKTKAASGFSERIMEPGIIFVETTDKVEPSPLAVCSVESAARLNPEKKVYYCMKGFSGKLSQYPHPNYTGIPLLSAISNVVLVPMNVTELFENTPLDKWYQKVNPELEKYWIHVLADGCRIALVWKYGGIYLDTDIISIKPLPIANFTTLEHDTSLGNAAFGFHIKHHQFVLECMKDFVANYIGHIWGHQGPKLITRVLRRWCKFNDTDKLAVEECNGITVCNQRRFAPIPYPSWTRYFDSWKKEDIESFFSGTYGAHVWNYMNSGMTKKVIAGSGSLIEHFFQMYCPTTYRSFIQFPKNPESIRT, from the exons ATGTATACGG GAGCCTTTGAAGAAACAGCTCAGATCCACACCATGGGTTCCCGTTCCAagtggttcctgctcattctcacCCTTATAGTTTGTAGTATTCTTTTCAGATTGTACAAGATGGACACCTATCAGTTCATTAAAAGCGGCATCTTGGAAATAACTCAAGTGAAAACAAAAGCCGCCTCAGGTTTTTCAGAACGAATCATGGAGCCTGGCATAATATTTGTGGAGACAACTGATAAAGTTGAGCCATCACCATTGGCGGTGTGTTCAGTGGAATCTGCTGCTCGTTTAAACCCAGAAAAAAAGGTCTATTATTGCATGAAGGGATTCAGTGGCAAGTTATCACAATATCCACATCCTAATTATACTGGCATTCCATTGCTGTCTGCAATAAGTAATGTTGTCCTTGTACCCATGAATGTCACTGAACTGTTTGAAAACACTCCTTTGGACAAGTGGTATCAAAAG GTGAATCCAGAATTGGAAAAATATTGGATCCATGTCCTTGCTGATGGCTGCAGGATCGCTCTGGTATGGAAATACGGTGGCATCTACCTGGATACTGACATTATATCAATAAAGCCTTTGCCAATTGCCAATTTTACCACTTTGGAACATGACACAAGTTTAGGCAATGCAGCATTTGGATTTCATATCAAACATCATCAGTTTGTGTTGGAGTGCATGAAAGATTTTGTCGCCAATTATATAGGGCACATTTGGGGTCATCAAGGTCCCAAACTGATAACCCGTGTTCTGAGGCGATGGTGCAAGTTTAATGACACAGACAAACTCGCTGTAGAGGAATGCAATGGAATCACCGTGTGTAATCAAAGACGGTTCGCTCCAATCCCCTATCCAAGCTGGACACGTTATTTTGATTCCTGGAAAAAGGAGGATATAGAGAGCTTCTTCTCAGGTACATATGGAGCGCATGTCTGGAACTATATGAATTCTGGCATGACGAAAAAAGTAATTGCCGGAAGTGGATCATTAATTGAACATTTCTTTCAAATGTACTGTCCAACCACATACAGAAGTTTTATTCAATTTCCAAAGAATCCAGAGTCAATTAGGACCTGA